The Heterodontus francisci isolate sHetFra1 chromosome 35, sHetFra1.hap1, whole genome shotgun sequence sequence aagggatggccagagtgtgtgcaagctgtggcagccacagcacttcagaccaaggaagtcattttacctcgaagctattacaagaaatagttaggggattgggaatccaatgggacttccataccccttggtaccctccctcttcagggcgggtggaaagaatgaatcagaccttaaagaaacacctgtccaaactgatacttgaaacaaggttaccctggacaaaatgtttacctatagcgatactcagaattcggacagcccctagaaaagatgtgggactgtccccctatgaaatgctattcggagtaccctatatgggaaccaggggcgagatgccaaccttagaaactaaagattcgtttctaaagaactatatactggcgttgtcttcctcattgtcattcctcaggaagcaaggcctgttagcacagaccccacctctcgaatttgcagtgcacaagatccaaccaggagattgggttctggtgaaatcatggaaagagactaaactacaactgaactgggaaagaccataccagactctcctaaccactgaaacagccataagaacggcagaaagaggttggacccactacacaagaatcaaggggccggtacaaaccccggccgaggaaggaacttggacaaccgaattaacagaagaaccattgaaaataaagctaaaaagactatgagtaacgaactttttttttaatataacggcgcgagcacggaaatactgtctgtaatattgtgtgccttctctctttcttttcaaaagtagccaggaaataaaatgggttggatgtttttgtattaccgacttccaattagacaacaaggtgtttggagtaacagttagagaagggaaaaagaaaagtgaattaaaatgttgttttcaggtaacaatagataagattggtaaaccatctaacaaactaaaagggatctCTCATAACGatactaacatagtaaaaataatagaggtaaaggacctgagaaagacaattgagatagaaaccggttacggggacacaaatgcctgggtagaatggataaaattacctgtaaaaagtttgaacaaaaacaattgctatgcttgtgcatctggtagaccgatagctcaagtagtacctttcccgctggggtgggagcgtgaccgaaagggcatggaatgcatgttagccctatatcaggataagacggcttggggtattcaaacttgcatatccttgtcaataatgttccctcccctagagaaagaagattcaaggactcccccttcatttttagccaccagtgtgaatcacacatcatgcgtacgtcgacacggtgcggagctaaccagcaatatgggagagttgaagtcatgcatagagactgaggacgtaactggaagagtcaggggagggaactactcatcattgaatgttcccagagcggatttatggtggtattgcggaggaaaaatcctgagacagaccctaccctcccagtggaaggggacgtgcgcaattgttcaattggcaataccattcaccttggcatttgagaaacaaaagataataacgagggaaaggggtaaaagggaagcgatagcaaaCTCTTTTGatgaccaggtatacatggatttcataggggtcccaagaggggtacctgatgaattcaaggcccgaaaccaaataaccgccggtttcgagtctttgttttggtgggtcacaattaacaaaaatgtagattggataaattatatttattacaaccaacaaagatttataaattatactagagatgcggtaaaaggtatagctgaacaattagatgccactagtagaatggcttgggaaaatcgactggctctagatatgatcttagcagaaaaaggaggcgtgtgtataatgttaggagggaaatgttgcacatttatcccaaataacacagcacccgatggttcaatcacccgagcactgcaagggttaacaactttagcagaggagatggccgaaaattcaggagcagacacttccctgacggggtggcttgaatcctggtttggaaaatggaaaggcatgataatctcggtttttacctccctgatcatggttgtcagaatactaatagccatcgggtgttgtattattccttgtgtaagagggctgacacagcgattgattgagacagctttgacgaagcagatgtcaatacaaagaggccaggaagaaagtatatacctgttaggtaatgacaaagtggatagtatcaacggagatacagacattgaaaaggcggctgaaataatgctcagaggatttgagaggacatatgagaaccctccgcagtatgtagaaaacaacaaggattaagtaaaagaaaagggggaattgtgagaataagaaatattgaaatgttgtttctacagcttgtggaaagttaccaagaagtcatttgtgcacaacagcatgaaatcactgaaaaagagaactgataaggatatgtaagtggagaccttgggacagtacatcacttaaaaattgtgcttaggcagataacagagaaacagcaagagttagaacaacggatgtagtgaataagaaactgccccactaagataaaggctgacagctgcaagttaaaacacataatggagagccaaataaggtaaaacaaaaacaagagttaggggctagaaagttagagtagggggagaagtaaacagaggaggagactgtagcaaccataggataggttagtgtcataatatgttataaccaataatgtaaaataaaggcgtggacaaatggatttgtattgtataaacatgaactgaatatgttgatcggtgtgcctgcttgtaggacacccgatcttgcaagaccgttaaataaacttacttcttcagagtttgacttggtgtaaattattatcaagtgggctacgtttctcacactttttaggctgattttacaggcgttatccagctctgaattcctcggcagagagttgaaggagtgtttgaaatgagattcaacagcagtatgagaaagtctctccttgattcaggactcttacctctctgcagcatctcgctgctgaagattgaactttttctcatttcattctcagctcagggtcagtgtggatcactgggacttctggctgtctcccacttcacaattcatcagtgctgagaaatcaatggggaatattactcacatgttgtaatgttttataaatacttgaatgtatttcacactgtgtccaacagtgtgaatctcccctggtatatcagctcaccaacacttcaacagaacattcacataatgtgagctctgacatctgttcagatcccattcccaagacctggaaagtgggattgggctggatcgctctttttcagctggcacagacacgattgctaaatggtctcattctgtgccataaattttctcgattttctatgttctatgaagtgaggtgtgattgggaggggcaattccaccagggttatattttctaccaaaagaatgacacaagggatacttcacatttttattcattcattcatgcgatgtgggcatcgctggctaggccagcatttattgcccatgagaaggtggtggtgaactgccttcttgaaccgctgcagtccatgtggggtaggtacacccacagtgctgtgagaaagggagttccaggattttgacccagcgacagtgaaggaacggcgatatagttccaagtcaggatggtgtgtggcttggaggggaacttgcaggtggtggtatcccctgcatttgctgcccttgcccttctcggtggtaaaggtcgctgggtttggaaggtgctgtctaaggagtcttggtgcattgctgcagtgcatcttgtagacggtacacactgctgccactgtgtgccgatggtggagggagtgaatgtttgtagatggggtgccaatcaagtgggctgctttggcctggcgatgttgagattcttgagttggaattgcacccatccaggcaagtggagagtattccatcacactcttgacttgtgaattgcagatggtggacaggctttggggagtcaggagtcatggatgagtgagaggaatatatcacactttggggcttttgtaagaggatttattgataaacctgggatttgagaggaagctgcttcatggtttacagaacaaattcagcccctggggtggagccaacagctgcactgtaattactcacctcaggattccaagcctctgacctgctcttctagtcacgttatttgtatggctacccatggtaacctccatgatgttgatggtgggggattcagtgattgtaatgctattgaatgtcaaggggagatagttagattctctcttgttggagatggtcattgcctggcacttgtgtggtgcgaatattacttgccacttatcatcccaagcctgtgagactgaaatagctcagttgggagtgtgttggactgaagatccctggttcaatctggggttttggcagttctcctttattctgcatcgccctttggttttgactcttgagctgcacaatttacactgaaattatttacccaactctgaaggttggattggaatagagagatatcaatgatgggaaatatttacattgtcagctttagcttattctctatctcctgtgtccttttccccagtttttgaatctttcggggccgggtgaacatttgatttgctgcatttgtcccaaactgaagccttttccacatctctgggcggtcagactcgctctgtctgtttttgctgctcgtgaccattaacgagaacaggccacgagttcaatgtttatcagcaaacggaagataattggaaagaattctgtgttactccagaccagtgacaaagatgcaatggatgttattcaaaataaattccctttgacattttatgtaaacttgtttgcatctaaaagttggattttaagtgttgcaaaaatgtgtcaaattaatgactgaccatgtgacagcgcacatggggatcaaatccacagccttgttgttatcaacactgcgtcctaaccaactgaactaagcggcctatagacagagccaggtataggtttgagccgcacgctgtgcggtttgtgttttatttctcacactgggtgacagagcgattgtacaaacaatggacacatcacatccctgaaacattgttctgatataaaacagtgtgaaataagaactgagcatggaaatggaactgaaccagaaatcaggactttaatctattaaagttgatcttgaaattctaccatgcacgaatattccaagagaacgaactctcttctgatataaaatccaggaacttgagctgctgtaaaacataactgagcctgacgtgatttgaacacgcaaccttctgatctggagtcagacgcgctaccgttgtgccacaagctcacagataaagcaaagtcttccattcctggcagatttacttcttgtttagattcagtgattgaaattaattcaatcctcatctgacctccgctctgtgaaggcctgccacccgatctgaacccgacgggacccgacgacctgtgtcgggtccgggtcgtgttgggtcgctcttccgggtctggctttcgggctcgggtcaggtcgggccaggttcgggttgggctgggtccaggtcgggctgagtccgtgtcggacacacacagtaagtattacatttaactctgctgggaagttgagtttaataagtgtcaaaagttgaaaagccaatctaagctgggagtccgggtcatcaaggagggaaactctgagtctgctcagtgagcaagtgagcatctctatgacgtcattgcgctcatgctgcagcttcctgtagattcggaatcgggaggtagataaagtgaacattccagtggtcgggtaaggctcgggttagtttgggcgtgggaataaatggagatactcgggccgggtcgggctcgggtccaatgtggttctgtcaggttcgtgtcgggttttttttcctgacctgagcaggcctttaccgctctgtcagttcagtgccttatttaaactattacttggagttctgttttacagggtctcggctgtttaagtgtttcccagacccactactctgattaatcagacattttgctgctaactgctgctgctacaattgaaatgtaaaaaagaatttccagtgacctgcaaccaatggacaaatacatttcagaaagttaaagctcattcaccaatccacaaatgtgtttttctgcttatatttataaacaactccttctctccactatgagaactatacaatcaccacagttatttgaaagttagtataagatgttccagttcatcaattttaaaactgcagcaggtattttccagaaaacttctctgttggaacctcagtcccatttagattgaaagtggacaattaatgtattcacttgttcattgcggacaggtgtctgacttcgaataaatctcattaactttcaatgaggtggcagtatttctgtgctcccattttacacagtctgtcctgttcatgcaccatgtttttattctcttctcccattctccccaggatacagattacaagcatcatcaatctagctgttgaaaagcattggaagattctggtcacacaggtattgaaacattcattttctgccattttccaagttgcttgctttaaacacagtacgatgtgttatcatcttgaaaagagattctcttcaatatccaatacaaactgaattacaaacctgacagacaaacacaggagaacaagtgactagtgaacacaaacctcatggtgctcattttcagatttattgcagtcatccgacaaaacaagtgaaagaatattccagtgaaatgatttggaaagtaggggtgacttttgttggtgcctttctttgctctgttggtgaaactttcttgaacctgactcctgttcatgtctctgtttcctctattgaatgaggaaggaggtatttgatcagaaatcaactggattgtgtacctttgagaggggatttctgcaccgtcagggctggaaacaggagtgagtgaaagacaatgtgtggagtttgattttgtacagagggagagcaaatctaacaggactgtgagatattggcctggattttacagccccaatagcggtgaactctgagactttcactgctattgagggtctgaacagcactgcaactgctggtacatgcacacactaacaccagcatctggaagttgtggtggtgagaaatgtgcttagaaggagcctctgatcataatcgcaccagccaacTCTTTAAAGCGACAGGGACCtgcagttcagcaatttgggctcattgcccacaatgtaccctgatttttacctgggttggattaaagccggtaccaacaggctcagggttgctcgggaaggacttttctgttgacacaacagcaccactattccaggaagacaccggcagcagcagttgtcaactttcagaaaggagttcagacattttaaatgttgtattttatttcttaattgtatgtaactttttagcatagcctgatcagagttcttaaatttacatctgactttttattaacaagattgaagtgcttttaaaagatctctaaatgtatatgactttttatcaagatttacttggcttctttgaaaagactcgagcaagattgaagtgacttttaaaaactacatcttatcctttaaaatcctgcttccatgtagatgacattggaagatgacttcagaataacttagactatctttctaacaggtactgcaacagcttaagtcctacttttctgcaaaagctggtgaattaccttccgggagcggagaggagcagagcggagcggagcagacctatatggaccgatatgaggagaacgttgagagcggagcctataaatccaatccgaggatcgaggcccagtctcttaccttccaggagtggagtggagctcttccagtgtgctggagttttgaaaaaaaagaagccaactgtgatgtcagaggagagctgcaaggtgattggttggtgagtcactgctgttagtgcatttaaatatcttaaagaaaagggcaaagttttttacctgaaaaaaaaacctctgctgataagatgagtactactaaagtgttttttttattcagtgtagcttatgaaggactttagattgtagtgggtagaacaaggcccctagtgtcattagtattttttaaataagggagtaactaattaatctaagggtaagtcatggcaggagagctcagccccgtgatatgctcctcctgcgctatgtggggattcaggaaccctcccagtctccatgacgaccatgtgtgcaggaagtgtatccagctgcagctactggctactcgcattatggagctggacctgcgggtggtttcactgtggagcgtccacgaagctgagggcgtcatggatagcatgtttagtgaggtggtcgcaccgcaggtaatggatgcacaggcagaaaagggatgggtgactaccagatggaatagtaggagcaggcaggtagtgcaggagtcccctgtggccatccccctctcaaacagatacaccgctttggttcctgttggggggaagacctcccaggggaaaagagcaacagcgcggtccgtggcaccacggagggctctgctgcacagcaggggaggaaaaggggtggaagaggtattgtgataggggattctatcataaggggtgcagataggcgtttctgtggccgcaaacgagactccaggatggtatgttgcctccctaatactagggtcaaggatgtttcggagcagctgccggaaattctgaaaggagagggtgtgcagccagagatcatggtccatattggtacgaacgacataggcaggaagagagatgaggttctgcaaagtgaatatagggagttaggcagaaggttaaagagcaggacctctagggttgtaatctcaggattactccctgtgacacgtgctagtgcgggtaggaataggaggattaggcaaatgaatgcgttgctgaagactggagaaggcaggagggcttcaggtacttggatcattgggatctcttctggtgcagaggtgacctgtacaagagggacgggttgcatctgaactggaaggggaccaatatccttgtcgggagattttatagtaatacacggggGGGttgaaactagtcttgcagcgggggtgggacccaaagtagtagtctctccgatgagatagttgaggcaaatggagaggttaaagcaagcaagtccagtaggcaggccaggcaggggcaggacagggagcgtggaaggtctggtgggctaaactgcatttactttaatgcaagtatccttacaggtaaggcagatgaactcagagcatggatcggtacatgggattgtgatattgtagctattacggaaacgtggttgagggatgggcaggactggcagctcaatgttccgcggtaccgatccttccggcgtgacagaggtggaggtaagagaggagggggagttgcactattgattagggaggacatcacggcagtacttagagaggatatcccggggtgaatgtccagtgaggccatactggtagaacttagaaataataaaagggtgatccctttgatgggattatactataggccccccaatagtcagagggaagtggaggagcatatatgtagggaaatcacagataggtataggaattgtagggttgtaatagtaggtgattttaacttccctaatattgactgggactgccttagtgctaagggatcagatggggaataatttgttaagtgaatccaggatagttttctgaagcagtacgtggatggcccgactagagaaggggctacactcgatctcctcttcggaaatgaggatgggcaggtggttggtgtgtcagtgggggcgcactttgggaccagtgaccataactctattagcttcaagatagttatgaaaaagaataggactggtcctcaggttgaagtcctaaattgggggaaggctaatttccatggcatcagacaggaactctcaaaagttgaatgggagaggctgtttacaggtaaagggacgtctggcaagtgggaggcttttaaaagtgagataggaagagttcagggccagcatgttcctgttagatggaagggcaaggctggcaagtttagggaaccttggttgacgagggatattgagggtctggtcaggacaaagaaggaggcatacgtcaggtataggcagctgggatcgagcgagtccctcgagaagtataggggatgtaggagtacacttaagaaggaaattaggagggcgaaaaggggccatgagatttccctggcagataagataaaggagaatcctaaaagattctataagtatattaagagtaaaagggtagctcgggagagagtaggtccccttaaggatcagtgtggcaatctatgtgtgaagccacgcgaaatgggcgaggtcttaaatgaatatttctcgtctgtatttaccgtggagaaggtcatggaagctagtgagttcaagggagggaacagcgatatcctgcagcatatcaacattataaaggaggaggtgttggaggttttgaagcgcattaaggtggataaatccccagggcctgatcagatgtatcctaggatgctatgggaagcaagggaggagattgctggggcgctggcagagatttttgtatcatcgttagccacgggtgaggtaccggaagactggaggatagctaatttgttaattaataaattaaataacaaatcatgttgcctctttctcttctaaactctggcggagacaagcctagcttgtccaatctttcctcgtaagagagcccacccattccatgtattagtctcgtaaactttctctgtactacctccaatgcatttacatccttccgcaaataaggagaccagtactgtactcagtactgcagaagaggtctcaccaatgtcctgtatagctgaagcataacctccctactattgtattcaattcccatggtgataaatgataacattcgattagctttcctaattacgtgctggacctgcatactaaccttttgcaattcatgccctcggacacccagatccctctgcatctcagagctctgcaatctctcaccatttagataatatgcttttttattcttcctgccatagtggacaatttccgactttcccacattatactccatttgccaggtctttgcccaatcacttaacctatctatatccctttgtagcccccttaagtcctcttcacaacctactttcctacctatctttgtgatcagcaaatttagcaacaataccttcggtcccttcatctaagtcatttatataaattgtaaaaagttgaggccccagcacagatccctgtggcacaccactcgttacttcttgccaaccagaaaatgacccatttatgctgactctctgtttcctgtcagctagccaatcttctatccatgccaatatgttacccccgacaccatgagcttttattttctgcaataacctttgatatggcaccttatccttctggaaatcgaaatacaatccatccacttgttcccctttatccacagcacatgtaactccctcaaagaactccaataaattggttaaacatgatttccatttcaaaaaaccatgttgactctgcctgattaccttaattttttctaaatgccctgctataacatcctctgtaatagctccaaacactttccctaagacaaatgttaagctaactgacctgtcgtttcctgctttctgtctccctccctttttgaataaatgagttacattcactcttt is a genomic window containing:
- the LOC137350553 gene encoding uncharacterized protein — its product is PSLFLFKSSQEIKWVGCFCITDFQLDNKVFGVTVREGKKKSELKCCFQVTIDKIGKPSNKLKGISHNDTNIVKIIEVKDLRKTIEIETGYGDTNAWVEWIKLPVKSLNKNNCYACASGRPIAQVVPFPLGWERDRKGMECMLALYQDKTAWGIQTCISLSIMFPPLEKEDSRTPPSFLATSVNHTSCVRRHGAELTSNMGELKSCIETEDVTGRVRGGNYSSLNVPRADLWWYCGGKILRQTLPSQWKGTCAIVQLAIPFTLAFEKQKIITRERGKREAIANSFDDQVYMDFIGVPRGVPDEFKARNQITAGFESLFWWVTINKNVDWINYIYYNQQRFINYTRDAVKGIAEQLDATSRMAWENRLALDMILAEKGGVCIMLGGKCCTFIPNNTAPDGSITRALQGLTTLAEEMAENSGADTSLTGWLESWFGKWKGMIISVFTSLIMVVRILIAIGCCIIPCVRGLTQRLIETALTKQMSIQRGQEESIYLLGNDKVDSINGDTDIEKAAEIMLRGFERTYENPPQYVENNKD